The DNA region GGGATTCTTGACTGGGACTCGGCTCTATTTGCGCCTGCCTTTATGATCTGTGAGCCCCCCGCGTATCTGTGGAACAGCAAGTTGCGCGAGGAAGCAGCAGACGAAGAGTGTAAGGACTGGCATATCGACCTCACCTTTGACCCTATCACCGAGGAAGACAAAAAGGTCAAGAGAGTAtttgttgggctggtgacctaggaaagtcactggctgcgaaaatgaggccaaatTGGCCAGAAAAATGGTGAAcaaattagtattacagtagttggttgttggttgttggttgaaaGGAAAACAGAAAGTAAATCCAtccccaagagcaaaccggtgtgggtctgggaaaacctgggccctttggtgccccacaGTATTTGAAGAGGCCGCTGGGGAGGAGTACGTGCGCTTTGCATACGACCCAGTGTATCCTCTGGCTCGCCGACTGTTTCAATTTGGTATGACAGGTATCCACGGAAATGTAGCAGATGCCGAATTTAACAAGCTGTTGGAATACTGGGAAACCCTCAACAAAATAACGAAACAGGTTGCTAGCAGGTTCACAGAAAGCATGGAGAGCGTGGACATGGAGCCTACTCATCAGCAACCTGATCATCCCTCATCGGAGGAGACAGCCTCAAATTCCGAAGCGGGGCCAAAAAGGTGGCTGAGAAGAGTCAAGGAGAGGCCCCAACGTTTCATTAGCATATGAACTCCTTAGTATGAAGTCTGGGAGGGGAGCTGGTAGTTGATATTGGGAATAAAAATCTTGTAAAAGCCAAAAGTGAATGATGAGAGTGGGATTCGAACCCACGCCCTTTCGGACCACGGAATCTGCTAGGAGATATTGATTAAGGAACACCTTAACGTGGCGCCTTAGACCGCTCGGCCATCTCACCATCTAATTTCTTGAAGTGGCTGCAAGAACTTTCCATCCAAGATGAGAAACGGTCCTGCTGCTAGGTTGACTTGAAGATAATTTTTCTTCCACTGCGCCGCAGCGTTACACCGCGCAATGCACGCCAAGAAACACTTGCCGGGGTGTTCTCCGCATCAACATCCCCGCACGAACCCCCAATTGCGCCAATCTGCAGGACGGCAGGGGTTCAGTCGGACGTGTCTGTTGAGCGCGAAAAAGAAGACTCGGAGGATAATTAACCATGTCAATGTCAACTTTCTATTTCTACTTTTGCTGTCTTCGCGCCATCTTATACACTCAGTCTTTGGAAAGCCCTCGTCAAAATGGCAGTCGAGAATACGACATGGCGAAATAACGTCTGGCTAGTGTGGTTTTACATCGTGTTTCCCATCACTGTCTGTAAGTCAAGATCGATACCCCGGTTCTGTCATTGATACTGTGCTCAAGAGACTTTCAACAGTAATCGACCTCCAAGAGGTCATCTACCCATCCtctctcctcgtcccagCCGACGCGCCTCTGCACTTCGCCTACAAAGCCAAACAAGACTACATCGCCAAGTTCAACGACCCCATTGTACAATGGTCACCCGAAACAGCCTCCGGTCATGACAGCTGGATGGGGCTTTTTATACACCTCgagttcttttttcttctccccgtCATGATCTACGCCATGTACAAGATGGGGATCAGGCAGAAGGGAACGAGCGGCCCCGACGAGCTACTCTTCTTTGTCTATGCGCTTTACAATGCACTCACCACAGCGGTCTGCATTCACGATACATTTTATTGGGACAAGACTATCTGGGCGGACGAGAGTCAGCTGTGGACGCTGAGATCAGCGTACTACGCGCCGTTTGTGTTCATCCGTAAGTGTTTTAAGGATCCTTTTGCATGAAGGTTGTGACATGCTTGCTCACATCATCGCAGCTCTCCTCGGGGCGTTTGACATGGGTTCACGCATTCTATCCCGGTTCAAGGCGGCGGATGCGGCG from Podospora pseudoanserina strain CBS 124.78 chromosome 1, whole genome shotgun sequence includes:
- a CDS encoding hypothetical protein (EggNog:ENOG503P6G9; COG:S), whose translation is MGEADHLNDIPLTFCHWGLFPRNIMISVNPSTYEPKIEGILDWDSALFAPAFMICEPPAYLWNSKLREEAADEECKDWHIDLTFDPITEEDKKVKRVFEEAAGEEYVRFAYDPVYPLARRLFQFGMTGIHGNVADAEFNKLLEYWETLNKITKQVASRFTESMESVDMEPTHQQPDHPSSEETASNSEAGPKRWLRRVKERPQRFISI
- a CDS encoding hypothetical protein (COG:S; EggNog:ENOG503P6EK) yields the protein MAVENTTWRNNVWLVWFYIVFPITVLIDLQEVIYPSSLLVPADAPLHFAYKAKQDYIAKFNDPIVQWSPETASGHDSWMGLFIHLEFFFLLPVMIYAMYKMGIRQKGTSGPDELLFFVYALYNALTTAVCIHDTFYWDKTIWADESQLWTLRSAYYAPFVFIPLLGAFDMGSRILSRFKAADAAAESKKAE